Within Calditrichota bacterium, the genomic segment CCGTCAATTTTTGCTTACAATAGGCACGCAGTTCCTCGGTGGTCAAATGATGCCCTTCGCGCAGCACCACCCAAGCCTTCACCGCCTCGCTTTGATAGGCGTCCGGGACACCGGCCACCCCCACTTCAGCCACGGCCGGGTGGGCCGCAATCACCTCTTCCACCTCCCGCGGCCACACCTGAAATCCACTGGGCTTAATCAGGTCCTTTTTGCGGTCGACGATGTACAGGTAGCCGTCTTTATCCAGAAAACCGATGTCGCCCGTGTACAACCAACCGTTCCGAATGGTGGTGGCGGTTTCTTCCGGATTTTTCCAGTATCCGGCCATGAGTTGCGGGGCACGAAGCAGGATTTCGCCCACCTCCTCGGGTTGTAATTCTTTTGTGCCCGTTTCGGTGTCCACAATTTTGATTTCCACATCCGGCAGGGGAATACCCACCGCCCCCGGCTTGTAGGTGCCATGAACGGGCGTAATCACGCCTGCCAGCATGGATTCCGTGAGGGCGTAGGCTTCCACAATACGTCCGCCGGTTGCTTGCTCAAAACGCTGTTTGGTTTCAAGCAGCAAAGGAGCCGCGCCGGAAATACAGAGTTTCAGGGAACGCAAATTCGCCTTCTTTTTCACCACTTTGGGGTGATTCAGCATGGCATTGAACAGCGTGGGGACAGCCGGCATGAAAGCGGGCTTTTCTTTTTCGATACTGGCAATCACGTCGTTCAAATCGCGGGGATTGGGCACCAGAACCAGCGGGTGGTGCCCCACAATGGCCGTAGCCATTGATCCGGCCTGGGCATAAATGTGGAAAAGGGGCATTAAGGCCATTATGGGATCGGTCCATTCCAGACAGATGGCTCCAAACCAGGCCTGAAACTGTGTGCCGGAAATCACCAGATGTTTGTGCAGACCCAGGGCCGCTTTGGGCGTTCCGGTGGTGCCGCCGGAAAACATGAGCAGTGCCGGGTCGTCACCATCAACCTGAACGTTTGGTTCGGGAAGCGCCGTGCTGCTTTTTAGAAAGGCGTCAAAATCCTGGTCGCCGTCCCGAAGCCTTGGTCGGTAGCCTTCCTTTTTCTCCTTAAATAGGGTGAATAAAAATCGCAGCATCGGCGGGAGAAATGTCTTAATATTGACCGTAAGAATCCGCCGCAAACGGGTTTCCGTTTGAACGGCTTTCACTTTCTCGTAGAAGGGAGCAAGCACCACCGCCAGTGTAGCCTCGCTTTTTTGGAATGCCAGAAGGAGTTCGCGTTCCGTGTACAGGGGATTGAGCGGCGCGACCACGGCTCCTGCTTTCCACGCGCCAAATTGGGCAATGAGCATTTGTGGCGAATTGGGAAGTAAAAGCCCCACGTGTTCTCCTTTTTGAAGTCCCCAATGGGCCACTCCTGAAGCGAAGTGACGACTCAAGGCATCAAACTGGGCGTAGGAGAGACGCGCACCTTTGAATGTCATGGCCGGAAGCTGAGGGCGTTGTCGCGCCGTTTCGGCCACAATGTCCAGCAGAGTTTTTTCCGGATAAGGCTGAAGTGAATGCGGCACCCCCTCATCGTAATGGTTGAACCAGGGTTTGGGTTCCATGGGACACCTCCGTATTTAATTCCAAATTAAGCACATCGGTTGATTTTGTATGAAGATATATTTTAACTCAATTGGGGTCAGGAGCAGGGTATGACATTCCATAGAATCCGGATTCTATCTCTTTATTAATATACGAATAAGCATTCGCCTGATGCACAAAAATTATTTGATTTTTGTAAATATTCGGATTATCTTTTTATTAATTAATGACTTATTGCAATCAATATTGCATGTCATTTACAATAAAAGGGGAAAACCTTGATTTTGCAAAATGATAATCCGCGTCCCTCAAGGGCCGAAGAAATCTCCCGATTACAAAGGGCGCTCCTATTTCTGGTGAAGCCGCTGTGGGCGGCCGGAAAAGAAGAGCAACCGAATTTGGTGAAAAAACCCACTTTCGTCGTGGAGCCATTTTTTGTCAAAATATCCGAAAAGGGCGCCGTACGCCACATGAGCCAGCGTCACGGTAATCGGAAAACCCCAGCCAAAATCCACGCCGAATCGCCCCACACCGAGAGCCACAGTTGCGGGACCTGCCATGAAACCAACAGCGATAAACAAAGCCAGAACAATGCCATAGTACCAGCGGATGTGTCCGAAAAGCACCGCAAGCACAATGCCAAAACTTGCGCCGTTCCAGAAATGGTAGCTCCATCCGGCAAGGTTCGATGCCAGATTGGGGCCTTCTGAAAAACGATTCAAAATCATAACACCCATCAGTTTGGGCATGTCACCGGGCATACCGCCTAATCGAAATCCGGTTTCACGGACGACTTCCAATCCCACCGTTCCAATAATTCCGGCCAATGCGCCTGCCAGAACCGTTTGCACCAGCACGTTTTCATTTTTCCACCGGGCGAGGAGAAGCGTCAGTGCCAGGAAACCGATGGAAGGGAAAAGGACCCGTACCACCAACTCGGACATATTAAAATACCCGGCCTGAGCAGCCACAAGCAGGTTGGGGCTGATACCTGCAAACAAAAGTACAAAAAGACTGAGAACAAGCGTCCGTGCCGTAATTTGATTTTTCATTTGATTTTCACTCCTTTATAAAAATTTTAAATTGATTCAAATCCTGCGAGTCAATTTTGCCTGTCCAATTAAAAAACAGGGTGGCGCACTGCAAATGCGCTCACCCTGCAGACTCGTTATTTCGCCAACATGGCCGTCAGTTTCGCCAGTTTGTTGTCGAGCATTTTGGCAGCCATTGCAACCGCTTTGTTCTTGAACGGCGCCAGTTGAGTCGACGGTTTGAAGTAATTCACGTAGGTGTTTCCGTCTTTTGCTTCGAAAATATTGATTCGGACGGGAATGGCAATGCCCACGCCGGGATCGGCTGAAAAAATCTTTTTCCCCATCGTGGGGTTGCCCACAAAGAGAGAGACCGCCTTCAGCTTCAGGCCGGTCATGGAGAGGATTTTGCCCTGATTGACCTGACCCAGGATCATCATCCCGTTTCCGGCGACCAGTTTTTTCACGCGTGCCACGGTCTCGCTGTAGGTGCCTTTTGCCTTAACCTGCTGCAGGTTCCAATCCTGGGCCGAGACCGGTGTGCTGCGGACAAGTCCGATGGCGAACAGAATAAGCGCCATTGAAAGCGCATGGCTTGTGATGATTCGTTTGATTTTCATGATGTGTCTCCTTTGGGTTGGTTTGAATTTCTTGATTTCATGTACAAGATAACCCAAAGGGAGGCAGAAATCTGTGAGGTAGCTTACAAAATACACAAAAATACTGAAGAAAGCGAACACACCCCGCTCCGCTAAGGCGGATCCCCCCTCTTGTTAGAGGGGATTTTTGTGGGTTTGGGTCATTGAAAAGGGTTGAGGTCTCAAAATTTTGGTGTTGCTCTGAAAAAAGAAAAAGCATGATTTTTTGCGTCTGTGTGTGTTAGCCGGAAAGTCCCCTCTAAAAAGAGGGGATTTAGGGGTGTGTTTTTTTAATTTTCCCCCATTCCAATTGTCCCATGGAAAAATTAGTGGGTCAAAAATTACCCTTCCGAAGCAGCCAATTTTTTCTGAAGTGCCTGTGGTTTCAGAAGCACAATTTTTCGTTTTTCGAAATCAATCAGGCCGCTTTCTTTGAGCTGATTCAGGTAGAGTGTGGTTGTTTCGCGGGTGGCACCCACCAGATTGGCGATTTCCGCGTGGGTCAGTTTCAGGTTGATTAAGATTCCCGAGGGGTTGGGAACGCCGTAGGTTGTGCGAAGATTCAGCAGCAGGCGAACCAGTCTGGTTTGTACGTTTCTGAAGATCAGGTCTTCGATCTTCATTTCCAATTGGCGGCGGCGAAAGCCGATGAGCTTGGTCAGACGAATCGCCAGATCCGGTTTCTTGGCCAGCAGGTCTTCAAAATTCTTTTTGCTGATCTCGCAAATGTAGGCATCTTCCAGGGTTTCGGCCATGTTGGAACGGGTGTCCGCGTCGAAAATCGCGGCTTCGCCAAAGATTTCCCCCGTATTCAAAACAGCCAGAATGAGCTCCTTGCCTTCCGCCGAAAGCCGGGCGATTTTCACCTTCCCCTTTTTCAACAGATACACGCGGTCTCCCGGATCGTGCGGCAAAAAGATGGGTTCTTTTTTTCCGTAGTGCTTCATGATGGAGACGTGATCAATGTAATCCATTTCTTCATCCGACAATCCCTTGAAAATATTGATTTTCTTAAGATACCAGATTTTTTCCATAGTCGCGCTTCCCGGGGTAGTCAAGTTAAAAGTGAGAAAATATCCGTTTTTTGCAAAGATAGTGAGGGGTCATTCTGGATTTAAGGTAGTGGAATTCCACAGAAAAATCAACTCTAAATCGAAAAGAGACCTACCGATCCGGCCGTTTCCCGATTACGAGAAGAAGCAAAACGATGACCCCGATTCCCATTGGAATGGTAATAAGCGGATGGAAATCCCATCCGGCGGGGAGGTACCCGAAAACAAGAGCGATTCCGGCTGCAGCCAGAGCATACGGCAATTGGGTCCGCACGTGGTCGATGTGATCGGCTGCCGAGGCCATGGACGACATAATCGTGGTATCGGAAATGGGGGAACAATGGTCGCCAAAAATTGAACCCGACAGCACCGCTCCGATGGTCCCCAATAAAATGGTGTGACTTAAGTCGGCACTGAAGAGCGCCGTGCCGGTCATTTTGTAGGCGATGGGAATCACAATAGGCGTAAGAATAGCCATAGTTGCCCAGGAGGTCCCTGTGGCAAAGCTGATGAATGCGGCAATGGTGAAAGTAATGGCTGGAAGAAGTCTGGGAGAAAAGAGTCCGCGGGTGGTTTCCACCACATAATCTGCCGTGTGTAAATCGGCGCTGATTTGTCCGATGGCCCACGCCAGCACCAGAATCACCATGGCCAGTACCATGGCTTTCACTCCGCCCAACCAGGCGGTAAAGGTTTCCTGAAGTGTAAGAATTTTCTGCGAAATGGCCAGAACGGCCGCCACCAGAATCCCCGTGACCGTTCCCCAGGTGAGCGCCGCAAACGAGTCGGCATTGCCGATGATTTCCCCGAAACGCACGTGCCCCGCGCTTTTTCCCAGAGCCTGCAAGCCGGTAAAATACATTCCGATAAACGTCACGACGATCAAAATCAGAATGGGGATAATCGCATTGTACCAACGAAGCGGAATATCAGCCTCTTTGTTCAGAATATCAAAGGATTCGGTGTCGGCAAGGGGCTGTGCATTTTTAGACAGGACAAATCCGGTGGAGAGACTGCGTTTTTCGGCTTTGTACATCGGACCAAAATCCCGCATGAGAAGCGCGACCAAAAAGACAAAGGCAATGGTGATCCAGCTGTAGTACGAATACGGAATGGTTTGCAGGAAAATGAAATAGGCGTCTTTGTGGAGTCCCAGGCTGTCAAACGCGGACTGGATGAGTCCCACCTGAAACCCGACCCAGGTGGAAATCACCGCCACACTAACCACCGGCGCGGCTGTGGAATCTACAATGTAGGAGAGCTTTTCCCTGGATATTTTCAGCCGGTCGGTAAACGGGCGCATGGTATTTCCGACAATCAGGGTGTTGGCGTAATCGTCGAAAAAGATGAACAACCCCATGGCCCAGGCCGCAAT encodes:
- a CDS encoding DUF302 domain-containing protein: MKIKRIITSHALSMALILFAIGLVRSTPVSAQDWNLQQVKAKGTYSETVARVKKLVAGNGMMILGQVNQGKILSMTGLKLKAVSLFVGNPTMGKKIFSADPGVGIAIPVRINIFEAKDGNTYVNYFKPSTQLAPFKNKAVAMAAKMLDNKLAKLTAMLAK
- a CDS encoding Na+/H+ antiporter NhaC family protein, whose amino-acid sequence is MKHRIFKNLLIGLFLLPSVLSAEAAHSAVQRPQAFTIKAPAFAVSKIPFRLEITALTPDGKRDFSFTGPAFFENLFVEENGQILALVKSPPFKNGLLILKNAVLPKSGTQVFRIRSDQKRARFSLRVIPGILTILPPLLAIFLALIFRQVVISLFSGVWLGAIFIYNNNILTGYLKSLDTYIVNSLVDHSHASIIVFSLCLGGMVGIISKAGGTAGIVEAISKFAKKPRGGQIAAWAMGLFIFFDDYANTLIVGNTMRPFTDRLKISREKLSYIVDSTAAPVVSVAVISTWVGFQVGLIQSAFDSLGLHKDAYFIFLQTIPYSYYSWITIAFVFLVALLMRDFGPMYKAEKRSLSTGFVLSKNAQPLADTESFDILNKEADIPLRWYNAIIPILILIVVTFIGMYFTGLQALGKSAGHVRFGEIIGNADSFAALTWGTVTGILVAAVLAISQKILTLQETFTAWLGGVKAMVLAMVILVLAWAIGQISADLHTADYVVETTRGLFSPRLLPAITFTIAAFISFATGTSWATMAILTPIVIPIAYKMTGTALFSADLSHTILLGTIGAVLSGSIFGDHCSPISDTTIMSSMASAADHIDHVRTQLPYALAAAGIALVFGYLPAGWDFHPLITIPMGIGVIVLLLLVIGKRPDR
- a CDS encoding Crp/Fnr family transcriptional regulator, encoding MEKIWYLKKINIFKGLSDEEMDYIDHVSIMKHYGKKEPIFLPHDPGDRVYLLKKGKVKIARLSAEGKELILAVLNTGEIFGEAAIFDADTRSNMAETLEDAYICEISKKNFEDLLAKKPDLAIRLTKLIGFRRRQLEMKIEDLIFRNVQTRLVRLLLNLRTTYGVPNPSGILINLKLTHAEIANLVGATRETTTLYLNQLKESGLIDFEKRKIVLLKPQALQKKLAASEG
- a CDS encoding long-chain fatty acid--CoA ligase: MEPKPWFNHYDEGVPHSLQPYPEKTLLDIVAETARQRPQLPAMTFKGARLSYAQFDALSRHFASGVAHWGLQKGEHVGLLLPNSPQMLIAQFGAWKAGAVVAPLNPLYTERELLLAFQKSEATLAVVLAPFYEKVKAVQTETRLRRILTVNIKTFLPPMLRFLFTLFKEKKEGYRPRLRDGDQDFDAFLKSSTALPEPNVQVDGDDPALLMFSGGTTGTPKAALGLHKHLVISGTQFQAWFGAICLEWTDPIMALMPLFHIYAQAGSMATAIVGHHPLVLVPNPRDLNDVIASIEKEKPAFMPAVPTLFNAMLNHPKVVKKKANLRSLKLCISGAAPLLLETKQRFEQATGGRIVEAYALTESMLAGVITPVHGTYKPGAVGIPLPDVEIKIVDTETGTKELQPEEVGEILLRAPQLMAGYWKNPEETATTIRNGWLYTGDIGFLDKDGYLYIVDRKKDLIKPSGFQVWPREVEEVIAAHPAVAEVGVAGVPDAYQSEAVKAWVVLREGHHLTTEELRAYCKQKLT